In Cystobacter fuscus DSM 2262, one DNA window encodes the following:
- a CDS encoding ATP-binding protein, producing MTFEELEQRLKLGEDTVTEFKSTVVNNYQVDPKDIAKAITAMANTKGGLLFLGVEDDGTVSGAGTPQQVDKLMLQVSNICHQGIQPPLTCTFQKLEFHGQSLLVVEVPRFSAERPYHVAGKYYVRDANQSREARRDELIRLLQSADYHFDEEPVAGSRFEDLDPEAIRVFLAILYDEPDEASGRQLLSALQCLDATGTPTVTGMLLFGREPQRRFLDARISAVLFKGTELTSDFVDRKEMTGRLFDQVEDAVTFLKKNVRSPSHVEGLERIEEGLPEKVLREAVLNAVAHRDYRAASQVRIYVFDDRVEIVNPGELLNKLTLDGIRIGGISQRRNPVLAGLLARARRRENLGMGVPEMIRQMKARKLPPPEFSVGNGHFRVVLRLAGEGGHA from the coding sequence ATGACTTTCGAGGAGTTGGAGCAGCGGTTGAAACTGGGTGAGGACACCGTCACCGAGTTCAAGAGCACCGTGGTGAACAACTACCAGGTGGACCCGAAGGACATCGCCAAGGCCATCACCGCGATGGCGAACACCAAGGGTGGCCTCCTGTTCCTCGGCGTGGAGGATGACGGGACGGTGAGTGGTGCCGGGACTCCTCAACAGGTGGACAAGCTGATGCTCCAGGTGAGCAACATCTGTCATCAAGGCATCCAGCCTCCGCTCACCTGCACCTTCCAGAAACTGGAGTTCCACGGTCAATCACTTCTGGTCGTGGAGGTCCCCCGCTTCAGCGCCGAGCGTCCGTACCACGTGGCGGGCAAGTACTACGTCCGCGATGCGAACCAGTCCCGGGAAGCCCGGCGTGACGAGCTGATCCGCCTGCTCCAGTCGGCCGACTACCACTTCGACGAGGAGCCCGTGGCCGGCTCCCGTTTCGAGGATCTGGACCCCGAGGCGATCCGCGTCTTCCTCGCCATCCTCTACGATGAGCCCGATGAGGCGAGTGGGCGGCAGCTGCTCTCGGCCCTGCAGTGCCTGGATGCCACGGGAACGCCGACTGTCACCGGCATGCTGCTCTTCGGACGGGAGCCCCAGCGCAGGTTCCTGGACGCACGCATCTCGGCCGTGCTGTTCAAGGGCACGGAGTTGACGTCCGACTTCGTCGATCGGAAGGAGATGACGGGCAGGCTGTTCGACCAGGTCGAGGACGCGGTGACCTTCCTCAAGAAGAACGTGCGCTCGCCCTCGCATGTGGAGGGACTGGAACGGATCGAGGAGGGCTTGCCCGAGAAGGTCCTACGCGAGGCCGTGCTCAATGCCGTGGCCCATCGTGATTACCGGGCGGCGTCGCAGGTGCGCATCTACGTCTTCGACGACCGGGTGGAGATCGTGAATCCGGGGGAATTGCTCAACAAACTCACGCTCGATGGCATCCGGATCGGTGGCATCAGCCAGCGCCGCAACCCCGTCCTGGCGGGGCTGCTTGCCCGGGCGCGCCGCCGCGAGAACCTGGGCATGGGTGTTCCGGAGATGATTCGCCAGATGAAGGCGCGCAAGCTGCCGCCCCCCGAGTTCAGTGTGGGCAACGGCCATTTCCGCGTCGTGCTCCGACTGGCTGGGGAAGGCGGCCATGCCTGA
- a CDS encoding NACHT domain-containing protein, with the protein MLLLVQADEPHAAIMNALSAAEAIRERAMVDLSMTVRLAVHASRVDWTPDMEQLAPREVSRCEELARATPAQGIAITEDVYLALTDTERRRFAPLGTWVRDGLVTYVFPASLAAKTTPGIFGPLADAKHWQSFRRYVDSPEVRRLRYVGFPLQKKQPPSLDIREVFIPLEARRLVERGPNWAHATPSPDVERQEVATPLESLARLVRRHRALVVLGDPGSGKTTVLRWLAVLAAEGPLSWAEQMGTAERLLPVLVSVGRLAQFRSRLGADCSVLHALVVYLQDRGVGDEAELRPFLEGSLEAGECLLLLDGLDEIQSEERSGVLRWLESFCARYPSNRFVVSARRVGYSGFALPEGVEVELGGFEDEQIRRYVRAFTRACRQWENEGVPDEAGADQDAERLLEALFASSRLRELARNPFLLSSLALIHRAEGRLPRHRVQAYEIFARTLCETWGQARRVVASGTSTRDIRYEEEAIPILGELALRLHLDWPTGVAPEDFVIRVLSQSIQERIGVEPSEAERSAREFLDRAGREVQILLERGAGQWGFLHLTFQEFFTAVGLLSAESFESVAFEHLFEPRWEEVIRLGVGYMALIQKRAQATQRFVRQVLLHEALGSQQHPASPERKQVYLAALLASEAGDILPPSLQSEIARAVVAWNQSVPESVALPLLGELALTEFAERILDELLNNLSTHEDSAQGKVILALGILRGERSRKALQMAAKARSSAVRVHVARGIIMGGDPMDWETLSLLVDDQEPRVRSSALAGFISSHDQYRRDEMLDLLLNSSRVEVLRPVIQIIRALHVKNLQSRTLNTAQSRVVRHAIRRGLSHEDEGVREESFFLLAMAREHFPEEVHAHAEELEEFIASNLALSPSLQKGPRVDEEKDLHGRALQRDPLILTDLFQSFTSQIESFLRHDLKCDAETAHAAVFDVLLSYLAEPERYDPAKSRLVTYLTRAAKHRVQDQLKSGVWRRLREENFASVVELGQPSPKDILENAVEASRAVDRLSKRLSERDLASLRLILSGEYSTEKLAEALGLNISSPEEMRRAVRRHRDRLMKILERLGQEDRDDPA; encoded by the coding sequence GTGCTGTTGCTCGTCCAGGCAGATGAGCCGCACGCGGCCATCATGAATGCGCTCTCGGCCGCGGAGGCCATCCGGGAGCGCGCCATGGTGGACCTGTCGATGACCGTCAGGCTCGCGGTGCACGCCTCCCGGGTCGACTGGACCCCGGACATGGAGCAACTGGCGCCCCGGGAGGTCTCCCGGTGCGAAGAGCTGGCACGTGCCACACCCGCTCAGGGAATCGCCATCACGGAAGACGTGTACCTGGCCCTGACGGACACCGAGCGGCGGCGCTTCGCTCCCCTGGGTACATGGGTCCGCGATGGGCTGGTCACGTATGTCTTTCCCGCGAGTCTGGCCGCGAAAACGACTCCCGGGATTTTCGGGCCCCTCGCGGATGCGAAACACTGGCAGTCCTTCCGTCGGTACGTCGACAGCCCTGAAGTCCGCCGGCTGCGCTACGTTGGCTTTCCGCTCCAGAAGAAGCAGCCCCCCAGTCTGGATATTCGCGAGGTCTTCATCCCACTCGAGGCTCGGCGCCTCGTTGAACGAGGCCCGAATTGGGCTCATGCGACCCCGTCGCCAGACGTCGAGAGGCAAGAGGTCGCCACTCCGCTCGAATCGCTGGCGAGGCTCGTGCGGAGACACCGGGCGCTGGTGGTGCTCGGAGACCCCGGTTCGGGGAAGACCACGGTATTGCGCTGGCTGGCGGTGCTCGCCGCTGAGGGACCGCTCTCCTGGGCCGAGCAGATGGGCACCGCGGAGCGGCTGCTTCCCGTGCTGGTCAGCGTCGGCCGGTTGGCCCAGTTCCGCTCCCGGCTGGGAGCGGATTGCTCCGTCCTCCACGCGCTCGTGGTCTACCTTCAGGACCGTGGCGTGGGAGACGAGGCGGAACTGAGGCCCTTCCTCGAAGGATCGCTGGAGGCGGGCGAGTGCCTGCTCCTGCTCGATGGGCTCGATGAGATCCAGAGCGAGGAGCGAAGTGGTGTCCTGCGCTGGCTCGAGTCCTTCTGCGCCCGCTATCCCAGCAACCGCTTCGTTGTTTCTGCTCGTCGGGTGGGTTACTCCGGTTTCGCTCTTCCCGAGGGCGTGGAAGTGGAACTCGGCGGCTTCGAGGACGAACAGATCCGCCGCTATGTCCGAGCCTTCACGCGTGCCTGCCGCCAGTGGGAGAACGAGGGAGTGCCGGACGAGGCGGGAGCCGACCAGGATGCGGAGCGGCTCCTGGAAGCGCTCTTCGCCAGTTCCCGCTTGAGGGAACTCGCTCGCAATCCCTTCCTCTTATCCTCCCTGGCCTTGATTCACCGGGCAGAGGGGCGCCTGCCTCGTCACCGGGTGCAGGCATATGAGATCTTCGCGCGGACCCTGTGCGAAACATGGGGGCAGGCCCGCCGGGTCGTCGCGAGTGGAACGTCCACCCGGGACATCCGTTACGAGGAAGAGGCCATCCCCATCCTCGGGGAACTCGCGCTGCGGCTGCATCTGGACTGGCCCACGGGAGTGGCTCCCGAGGACTTCGTCATTCGCGTCCTCTCCCAGTCCATCCAGGAACGGATAGGCGTGGAGCCCTCCGAAGCGGAACGCTCCGCGAGGGAGTTCCTGGATCGCGCGGGCCGGGAAGTGCAGATCCTGCTGGAGCGCGGAGCGGGCCAGTGGGGTTTTCTCCACCTGACCTTCCAGGAGTTCTTCACCGCCGTGGGGCTGCTTTCGGCGGAGAGCTTCGAGTCCGTCGCCTTCGAGCACCTTTTCGAGCCTCGTTGGGAGGAAGTCATCCGATTGGGCGTGGGCTACATGGCGCTCATCCAGAAAAGGGCCCAGGCCACGCAGCGGTTTGTCCGGCAGGTCTTGCTCCATGAGGCACTCGGCTCCCAGCAACATCCGGCTTCTCCCGAGAGGAAGCAGGTCTACCTCGCGGCGCTACTGGCCAGCGAAGCTGGCGACATCCTGCCTCCCTCCCTACAATCGGAGATCGCCAGGGCCGTGGTGGCGTGGAACCAATCCGTGCCAGAGTCGGTCGCGCTGCCCTTGCTGGGTGAATTGGCCCTGACAGAGTTCGCGGAACGGATCCTGGATGAACTGCTGAACAACCTCTCCACGCATGAGGATTCCGCGCAGGGGAAGGTCATTCTCGCGCTAGGAATTCTTCGTGGCGAGCGCTCGCGCAAGGCTCTTCAAATGGCCGCGAAGGCGCGGAGCAGTGCGGTCAGAGTTCATGTCGCCAGGGGCATCATCATGGGTGGCGACCCAATGGATTGGGAAACGCTCTCCTTGCTGGTCGATGACCAGGAGCCCAGAGTCCGTAGTTCCGCATTGGCGGGATTCATTTCGTCTCACGACCAATACAGACGTGACGAGATGCTCGACCTGCTGCTGAACAGCTCTCGAGTAGAGGTGCTGAGGCCCGTCATACAAATCATCAGGGCCTTGCACGTAAAAAACCTTCAATCAAGGACCCTCAATACGGCCCAATCCAGGGTTGTTCGGCATGCCATCCGCAGAGGTCTTTCTCATGAAGATGAGGGGGTGCGAGAGGAGTCGTTTTTTCTCCTCGCCATGGCACGAGAGCACTTCCCGGAAGAGGTCCACGCTCACGCGGAAGAACTCGAAGAGTTCATCGCATCGAACCTTGCCCTCTCTCCCTCACTGCAAAAGGGTCCTCGGGTAGATGAGGAGAAGGATTTGCACGGCCGGGCCCTTCAAAGGGACCCCTTGATCCTGACCGATCTCTTCCAGTCTTTCACAAGCCAGATCGAAAGCTTTCTGCGGCATGACCTGAAGTGCGACGCGGAAACGGCCCATGCGGCCGTCTTTGATGTGCTCCTCTCGTATCTAGCGGAGCCCGAGCGGTACGATCCCGCGAAGAGTCGTCTGGTGACCTATCTCACGAGGGCGGCGAAGCACCGGGTGCAGGACCAGCTCAAGTCAGGGGTCTGGCGACGCTTGCGGGAGGAGAACTTCGCGAGCGTTGTCGAACTCGGGCAGCCTTCTCCGAAGGACATCTTGGAGAACGCCGTGGAGGCGTCTCGCGCGGTGGACCGGCTGTCGAAGCGGCTGAGCGAGAGGGATCTCGCCAGCCTTCGATTGATCTTGAGCGGGGAATACTCCACCGAGAAGCTGGCGGAGGCGTTAGGGCTGAACATCTCCTCTCCGGAGGAGATGCGGCGGGCAGTGAGGCGGCATCGGGATCGGCTCATGAAAATACTGGAGCGTCTTGGCCAGGAAGACCGCGATGACCCCGCCTGA